TTGCGAAGGAGCTCTATGACCTCTAAATTTCTCTTGGACACCAACGTCTTTATAGCTGCGGTGAAAAAGGGATGGACGGACACCACCGAGCTCTTACTCCATATTTTATCCGGTGATAAATACCACATTATCGGAAATGACGTCCTGCTGGCCGAGTATCGGAAATACGCGGAGAGGCTCAATGCCAGGGATTTCTACGAGTTCCTAAGACTCAGAATGGAGATAGTTAATCCCACCCGAAAAGAGGTGCTTCGTCTCCTTCCTTACTTTCCTCCTGCCCAGATCGCCGATGCGGTGCACGCGGCCACCTGTCTGAAAACGGGGGCAGTATTGATAACCAATGACAGGCATTTTAAGAAGGTGGCCGAAGAAGGCCTGATTGAAGTGTGGAGCATAAGTGAAGCAATACGAAGGGTTCTGAGGAGGTGATTCCTTGCTCAAATACGTTGGCTACTTTGTGGTGGGGGTATTCATCGGCATCCTTGCGGCGATGTTCGGCCTCGGTGGCGGCTTCCTGGTTGTTCCAACCCTCAACTTCCTCGGCGTCGAGATACACCACGCGGTCGGCACTTCCAGCGCGGCGGTGGTGTTCACTTCCCTGAGTTCGGCTATAGCCTACCACAGGCAGCGCAGAATACACTACAAAGCTGGCCTCCTACTTGCTTCAACAGCCGTCATCGGCGCCTACATCGGCGCGTGGGCCACGAGCTACATAAGCGCAGCCCAGCTCAAGGTAATCTTTGGCGTGGTCCTGTTCCTCGTTGCCATCAGGATATACCGGAAGAAGAGCAGAGAACCTGAGGAGGTCAGCCTTGAGGACATCAAACTCGACTACAAGATCGTCCCCCTCGGCGGCTTCATAGCGGGAATAGCGAGCGGACTCCTCGGAATAGGGGGTGGGGCCATCAACGTTCCGTTCCTCACCTACATGGGTCTCCCGATACACTATGCAGTAGCGACTTCGAGCTTCGCCATAGTGTTCACGGCAACGAGTGGGGCGATAAAACACTACACTATGGGAAACGTCGAGGTCGAGTGGTTGCTCCTTCTCGTTCCTGGTCTAATAATCGGCGCCCAGCTCGGCGCGAGAATAGCCAAGAGGACGAAGGCTAAGAACCTGACCAAGGCCTTTGCCGTTGTTCTGGCCTTTCTGGCGGTAAGGATGGTGCTCAAGGGGCTGGGTTATCCGGTTCCCTGAGCTTTTCCCTCTTCTTCTGCAGGTAAAGTGCAACAGACAGGAGAACGGCCACCCCAAGGAGGAAGTACCAAGCGAGGACGAGCGGCCCGTCGTAGGGATAGTAAAGTTCCCCGGTCAGGGCGCGGGGAAGTGCCATGGGAAGGAGGAGCAGGCTCAGAAGCAGGCCAATGAAAGCGCCCACGATGAACCCGGCAATTCCTGTGGTTCCGTAGCCCATCTCTCCCCGGATGAATCCCTCCGTCCAATAGGCGAGCCAGAAAGTGCCGGCGATGAGGGGAACCGTTGCGATTAAGGAGGGGACTCCAAGCTCTCCCCTGCGCCACAGGTGGAGGCCGTAGATGAAAACAAGAACCAGAGCCGCCCCGGCACAGCTCAGCCATACTGAAAGATCCTTGTAAAAGCCGTAGGGGGCATCCCAGTTCGCAAAGGTTATCGCCCCCGGCTGGGTGAGGGCGAAGGACAGAGTGATGAGGAGCCAGTAGAGGACAGTTTTTGACTCCATGTAGAAGTCACTGAGATTAAACCACTTAAAGTTTTCGGCAGGTTTTAAAGGGGAGCCTCACATTGATTTTCATGCTCTCCTATCTGTTTGATTTCATAACCGGCCTGGGCATAGGCTTCATCGCGGGACTGCTGGGAGTAGGTGGGGGTTTCCTGATAGTCCCCACGCTCGTCTTCCTGGGTGAACCGATTCACCTTGCCATCGGCACCAGCCTCACGTGTATCACCATAAGCGCGCTGGTCTCTGCTTACACCCACCTCAGAAAAGGGGCGGTTCTCTTTCGGGTGGTGCTCCTCAAGGAGGCCTTCTCGATACCCTTTGCCCTGGTCGGCGCTTACCTCTCAGTTATGATCCCAGAAAAGGTGTTGAGAATAATCTTCGCGGTGTTACTCCTCTATCTGGCCTATTCTCTCGTGAAACAAAAGGGGAAATGCAATCCAGACGGTGAGCATGAGATCAGGTACCGCAGGGTGCCCGTTGTCGGTGCCCTGGCCGGTCTAACGAGCGGCCTCCTGGGAATAAGTGGTGGCGTTCTCAACGTCCCGCTTTTCCACACCTACGTGGGGATTCCAATGAGGTACTCCATCGGAACCTCCAGTCTGGCGCTGTTCTTCACGGCGCTGGCGGCTGCGATCGCTCATTACAACCTTGGAGAGGTCGATCTCTACACAGCAGCACTACTCGCACCGGGACTCATAGTTGGGGCCAGGATCGGAGCCATAACCGCCCATCGGGTTGAGCCGTCCACCCTTAGGAAGATATTCGCCGTTCTGCTGCTCGCCATAGCCATCAAGATGCTCCTCTGATGTGGGCAAGTTTATTAACCGGACGCCCCAAATCCCAAACGGTGAGAAAATGGAGGAGCTTTTCGAAAAAGTTCGTGAGGAGTACGGGATCGAGATCAATGACGAAAGCGACATGACGAACGCGTGGAGGCTTATAGAGGCCCTCAAAGAGAAGGGCTGGGTGGTCTACATCATCACCGCGAAGGGGAGGGAGCAGGTGGACGCATGGCACCCGAACTATGGAAGCCTGTACGCCCAGTTCGGCGAGATTCCGCTTTTTAAAAGCATAATCGAGGGTATCTGCGTTACCGCCCTCCATGTGAAGGAGCTTGAGAAGAACGGAACGCTCTGAAACGTTCGTTTCACAGGAGTCCTCAAATAGGATGTGCGCCTACCTGTCATCGGTGATGCCCATGGGGTGGTTTAAAGGCCTTGCACTGGCCCTGGTGATACTACTGCTTGGAAGTGCGATACCACTTGGGCTGGCAGATACTAACGGCACGGCCAACGTTACCGGAAGCTACACGGGGGTTCTGGACAACAGCACCAGGGAGATGGTGATAGCAAGCAACCTCATTGAGAAGCTCCAGCGCCTGAGCAAGTTTGCGGAGGAGAAGATCGAACCCATAAAGGACAGGTTGCCCGAGAACTCCAGCATACTGGAGAACTACGGCCTTGCGGAGGAGTTCAAGGACAAGGCCATCGAGGAGTACGAGGCCGGCGACTACTACAACTCGATCCTCGACAGCCTCACCGCGATGCACTACTACAGGGTCGCGCTCTCCCAGCTCAAGGAGGGTAAGGAGAAGGTTCAAGAGACCCGTGAGCACATCAGGATGGAAACCGAGAGGCTCCGCGGGTACTTCAGGTTCGTTGAGAAGACCATAGGGATGGCAGAGAACCAGGGAATAGACGTGGGCAACCTCACCCGGCTTTACAACGAGACCAAAGAAGCCTACGAGACCGTCCTCGAAGACCTGAAGGCGGGGGACTATGAGAAGGCCAGGGCCGACCTGGAAGTTGCCAGGGAGAAGAAGGCCCTCCTCGACGAGGAGCTGAAGAGGGTTCGCGAGGAGCTAGCCTACGCCAATGCCGACAAGATAGTCAAGGAGTTCCTTGAGAGGGGAGAGAAGGGCATCGAGATTGCTCAGAAGGCCATCCAGCTCGGTGAGGAGAAGGGCTACAACACCACCGAGCTCCAGGAGAGGCTCGACGCTTTCACGGCCGTTTATGATCAGGTTAAGGTCCTGGCGGACGATGGCCAGTGGGAGGAGGCCCTGAACGTTATGAAGGAGAACAGGGAGACGATAGGTGATTTCCACAGGGCGATAGAATTTATAATGCGGAAGGCCCACGAGAGGGAACTCCGGGAGAAGCTCGGGGACGTGAGGGCGTTCCTCAATGAGATGCAGGGAAGGATCCAGAAGGACGCGAAGGCCCTCAGGGAGCTTAGAAGCGAGGGCGTGAATACGAGCAGGGCGGAGATCCAGCTGAGGGTCGCGGCGCAGGAGCTTAGGATAGGGGTTGAGCTGCTGAAGGTCAAGAGGCCGGAACAGGCGAGGGTACAATTTGCCGTGGCTCTGGACATGCTCCACAGGGTCGACGAGTTCATACTCGCCCACTCCTGACCTTTCGTTCTTTCCTTTACGGGGGGATGCTCAAATGAGGGCTAAACTCACTTCCTTCATGGCACTGGTGGCGTTCATGATCATCCTTCTCCACCCGGTTAGTGCTTATACCACCTCTTCCCTGACCTTCACCGTCTACGGGGATGGGTATGTTGAGGTTGCCCAGGAGGTTCTTCCGGGGGAGTACGAAGACCAGATCCAGCTCCCCCTTCTGGCCGAACACGTTGAGAACGTTATCGTTGAGGACACCGATGGAAATCCGTTGAACTTTCAGCTCAATGAAGGCAAACTGCTGGTCTACACCAACGATGCCGACCTCATCAGGGCCTCGTACTACACGCCAGACCTGACCTCAAAGGAGGGCATCGTGTGGACGCTGAGCGTCTCGACCAACGACCCCTTCACCGTCGTCCTGCCCGAAGGTGCGATCGTCGTCGACCTCAGCGATATTCCCCTTGAGATAGCCGGCGACTCCATCACCATGCCGCCAGGAAACCAGAGCATCTCGTACACCATAGAGGCCAGAACAACGACATCCACCGGAAGTACCGGCTCAACATGGCCGTACTCCTTCCTAGCACTCGGGATTCTAATAGCCGCCGGGGCAGCCTACCTCGGGTTCAAAAAGAAATCCGGAGGCTCGAGCGGGGGAACGCCCACAAGGGAGGAGTTCGAGGCCAAGCTGGCCAACCTCGACCTGAATGACGAGGAGAAGAGGGCACTGCTCTACATCTTCGACAAGGGAGGAAAGGCCAGCCAGGCCGAGGTCAGGGAGGCAATAGGCCTGCCGAAGACGACCGCCTGGAGGATGTTCAAGCGCCTAGAGAGAAAGGGCCTCGTGAAGATACTCAAAGGGAAGAAGGAGAACTGGGTGGAGCTCAGGTTCTGAGCTCCCTCACCTTATCCTCGAGCCGAGCTTTATCTCCTTATCCGGCATCAGCAGAGCCACGTTCTCACCGTCGTCCGCAGCGAGAAGCATTCCCTGGCTCTCCACACCGCGGAGCTTCTTTGGCTCGAGGTTCGCTATGATGACGACGTAGCGGTTGAGCAGCTCTTCAGGCTTGTAGTACTTCTTCAGCCCTGCAACGAGCTGTCTGACCTCGTCGCCGAGGTCTACCTTGACAACGTAGAGCTTGTCCGCGTTGGGGTGGTCGTTAACCTCTATTATCTTTCCGACCCTGAGGTCGAGCTTCATAAAGTCGTCGAAGCTGACGTACTCCATCTTATTACCCTCCTTCTTTGCTTTCTCCTTCTTCTGAGGAGCTTTAGCCTTTTCGGCCTTTCCGGCCTTTTTTCCAGTTGAAGGGGCCTCCCCGTATATGCTCCTGAGGAGCGCGAGGGCCTCTTCCTCCCTCTTCTCCCCGAAGCGCTC
This window of the Thermococcus siculi genome carries:
- a CDS encoding helix-turn-helix transcriptional regulator, with translation MRAKLTSFMALVAFMIILLHPVSAYTTSSLTFTVYGDGYVEVAQEVLPGEYEDQIQLPLLAEHVENVIVEDTDGNPLNFQLNEGKLLVYTNDADLIRASYYTPDLTSKEGIVWTLSVSTNDPFTVVLPEGAIVVDLSDIPLEIAGDSITMPPGNQSISYTIEARTTTSTGSTGSTWPYSFLALGILIAAGAAYLGFKKKSGGSSGGTPTREEFEAKLANLDLNDEEKRALLYIFDKGGKASQAEVREAIGLPKTTAWRMFKRLERKGLVKILKGKKENWVELRF
- a CDS encoding HAD family hydrolase, whose product is MEELFEKVREEYGIEINDESDMTNAWRLIEALKEKGWVVYIITAKGREQVDAWHPNYGSLYAQFGEIPLFKSIIEGICVTALHVKELEKNGTL
- a CDS encoding type II toxin-antitoxin system VapC family toxin, which translates into the protein MRRSSMTSKFLLDTNVFIAAVKKGWTDTTELLLHILSGDKYHIIGNDVLLAEYRKYAERLNARDFYEFLRLRMEIVNPTRKEVLRLLPYFPPAQIADAVHAATCLKTGAVLITNDRHFKKVAEEGLIEVWSISEAIRRVLRR
- a CDS encoding sulfite exporter TauE/SafE family protein, encoding MLKYVGYFVVGVFIGILAAMFGLGGGFLVVPTLNFLGVEIHHAVGTSSAAVVFTSLSSAIAYHRQRRIHYKAGLLLASTAVIGAYIGAWATSYISAAQLKVIFGVVLFLVAIRIYRKKSREPEEVSLEDIKLDYKIVPLGGFIAGIASGLLGIGGGAINVPFLTYMGLPIHYAVATSSFAIVFTATSGAIKHYTMGNVEVEWLLLLVPGLIIGAQLGARIAKRTKAKNLTKAFAVVLAFLAVRMVLKGLGYPVP
- a CDS encoding sulfite exporter TauE/SafE family protein, whose protein sequence is MLSYLFDFITGLGIGFIAGLLGVGGGFLIVPTLVFLGEPIHLAIGTSLTCITISALVSAYTHLRKGAVLFRVVLLKEAFSIPFALVGAYLSVMIPEKVLRIIFAVLLLYLAYSLVKQKGKCNPDGEHEIRYRRVPVVGALAGLTSGLLGISGGVLNVPLFHTYVGIPMRYSIGTSSLALFFTALAAAIAHYNLGEVDLYTAALLAPGLIVGARIGAITAHRVEPSTLRKIFAVLLLAIAIKMLL